One Aegilops tauschii subsp. strangulata cultivar AL8/78 chromosome 2, Aet v6.0, whole genome shotgun sequence genomic window, gtccaatgagtgttgaggctcgcggaggatatcgttatgttctcactctcactgatgatttaagtagatatgggtatgtctacctaatgaaacacaagtctgaaacctttgaaaagttcaaggaatttcagagtgaagtcgagaatcaacgtgacaggaaaataaaattcttacgatcagatcgtggtggagaatatttaagtcacgaatttggtacacacttaaggaaatgtggaatagtttcacaactcacgccgcctggaacacctcagagaaatggtgtgtccgaacgtcgtaatcgcactctattgtatatggtgcgatctatgatgtctcttaccgatttaccgctctcattttggggttatgctttagagactgccgcattcactttaaatagggcaccgtctaaatccgttgagatgacaccgtatgaattatggtttgggaagaaacctaagctgtcgtttctaaaagtttggggatgcgatgcttatgtcaagaaacttcaacctgaaaagctcgaacccaaatcggaaaaatgcgtcttcataggataccctaaggaaactattgggtataccttctacctcagatccgaaggcaagatcttcgttgccaagaacgggtcctttctagagaaggagtttctctcgaaagaattgagtgggaggaaagtggaacttgatgaggtgatagtcaccccttccgaaccggaaagtagcgcagcgcgggaaaatgttcctgtggtgcctgcactgactggggaggaagttaatgatgatgatcatgaaacttcagatcaagttactgaacttcgtaggtccacaaggacacgttccgcaccagagtggtacggcaaccctgtcctggaaatcatgttgttagacaacgatgaaccttcgaactatgaagaagcgatggcgggcccggattccgacaaatggctagaagccatgaaatccgagatagaatccatgtatgaaaacaaagtatggactttgactgacttgcccgatgagcggcaagccatagaaaacaaatggaactttaagaagaagacggacgcagatggtaatgtgaccatctacaaagctcgacttgtcgctaagggttatcgacaagttcaaggggttgactacgatgagactttctcacccgtagcgaagctgaagtccgtccgaatcatgttagcaattgccgcatactatgattatgagatatggcagatggacgtcaaaacggcattccttaacggcttccttaaggaagagttgtatatgatgcagccggaaggttttgtcgatcctaagaatgctaacaaagtatgcaagctccagcgctcaatctatgggctggtgcaagcatctcggagttggaacattcgctttgatgagatgatcaaagcgtttgggtttacacagacttatggagaagcctgtgtttacaagaaagtgagtgggagctctgtagcatttctcatattatatgtggatgacatattattgatgggaaatgatatagaattcttggaaagtataaaggcctatttgaataagtgtttttcaatgaaggaccttggagaagctgcttacatattaggcatcaagatctatagagatagatcaagacgcctcattggtctttcacagagtacataccttgacaagatattgaagaagttcagtatggatcagtccaagaaggggttcttgcctgtattgcaaggtgtgcaattgagcacggctcaatgcccgaccacggcagaagatatagaagagatgagtgtcatcccctatgcctcggccatagggtctattatgtatgccatgctgtgtaccagacctgatgtaaaccttgccgtaagtttggtaggaaggtaccaaagtaatcccggcaaggaacactggacaacggtcaagaatatcctgaagtacctgaagaggactaaggatatgtttctcgtttatggaggtgacgaagagctcgtcgtaaagggttacgtcgacgctagcttcgacacagatccggatgactcgaagtcacagaccggatacgtgtatattttgaatagaggagcagtaagctggtgcagttgcaagcaaagcgtcgtggcgggatctacatgtgaagcggaatacatggcagcctcggaggcagcacaggaagcagtctggatgaaggagttcattaccgacctaggggtgattcccaatgcgtcgggcccaatgactctcttctgtgacaacactggagctattgcccttgcgaaggagcccaggtttcacaggaagaccaggcatatcaagcgtcgcttcaactccattcgtgaaagtgttcaaaatggagacatagatatttgtaaagtacacacggacctgaatgtagcagatccgttgactaaacctctccctagggcaaaacatgatcaacaccaggacgcaatgggtgttcgattcatcacaatgtaactagattattgactctagtgcaagtgggagactgttggaaatatgccctagaggcaataataaatggttattattatatttctgtgttcatgataatagtcttttattcatgctataattgtattgtccggaaatcgtaatacatgtgtgaatacatagaccacaacctgtccctagtaagcctctagttgactagctcgttgatcaacagatagtcatggtttcctgactatggacataggatgtcattgataacgggatcacatcattaggagaatgatgtgatggacaagacccaacttaagcatagcataaaagatcgtgtagtttcgtttgctagagcttttccaatgtcaagtatcttttccttagaccatgaggtcgtgcaactcccggataccgtaggagtgctttgggtgtgccaaacgtcacaacataactgggtgactataaaggtgcattacgggtatctccgaaagtgtctgttgggttggcacggatcgagactgggatttgtcactccgtgtaaacggagaggtatctctgggcccactcggtaatgcatcatcataatgagctcaatgtgaccaaggcgttggtcacgggatcatgcattgcggtacgagtaaagagacttgccggtaacgagattgaacaaggtattgggataccgacgatcgaatctcgggcaagtaacataccgattgacaaagggaattgcatacggattgattgaatcctcgacaccgtggttcacccgatgatatcatcatggaacatgtgggagccaacatgggtatccagatcccgctgttggttattgaccggagaggcgtctcggtcatgtctgcatgtctcccaaacccgtagggtctacacacttaaggtccggtgacgctagggttgtagagatatatgtatgcggaaacccgaaagttgttcggagtcccggatgagatctcggacgtcacgagaggttccggaatggtccggaggtgaagaattatatataggaagtccagttttggccaccgggaaagtttcgggggttatcagtattgtaccgggaccaccggaagggtcccgggggtccaccgggtggggccacctgtcccggagggccccgtgggctgaaagtggaggggaaccagcccctaatgggctggggcgccacctcgggcctccccccatgcgcctagggttgggaaccctgggggggagttcccccttgccttggggggcaaggcaaccccttccccccttggccaccgccccccccttggagatcccatctcctagggctgcgcaccccccttgggggcctatataaagggggggagggagggcagcacactatacagcctttggcgcctccctcctcccctgcaatacctctctctctcgcgcagaagctcggcgaagccctgccggagagccgctacatccaccaccacgccgtcgtgctgttggatctccatcaacctctcctccccccttgctggatcaagaaaggaggagacgtcgctgcaccgtacgtgtgttgaacgcggaggtgccgtacgttcggcactcggtcatcggtgatttggatcacggcgagtacgactccgtcatccatgttcattggaacgcttccgctcgcgatctacaacggtacgtagatgcactcccttcccctcgttgctagtagactccatagatgcatcttggtgagcgtaggaaaattttaaaattatgctacgattcccaagaTGGACCTTATACTATAATGTCAGATAGACAAAAGGTATGTGTTTGCACATTTCATTTTGTTTTGCACAAGTGTTAACAATAGCTAAGAGTTTCATTAGTGCATATTTATTTACCTTGTAGCTTAGACTTGTTAAATTGTTTGTGTCAGGGGTTATTGAATGCAGTGAATGCTGTGTTTCCAAATTGCAACCAAAGATTCTGCCTTAGGCATTTATATGCAAATTTCCAAAATGCTGGGTTTAGGGGTGAAGATCTTAAGAAGTGCATGGATAATGCTAGCTATGCCTACAATGAACACAAATTTAATATTGCAATGAATGATCTTAGAGCTGAAAGTGAGGAAGCTTGGGAGTGGCTTACTGCAATACCAAAAAAAACATGGGCAAGGCATGCATTTGACACAAACTGCAAGACTGACTTGGTAGTGAACAACTTGTCTGAGGTGTTCAACAAGTACATTCTAGATGTTAGGAGAAAACCTATAAGGACAATGTGTGATGGGATAATAGATAAGCAGATGGTGAGGTGGCATAGGAACAGAGAGAGTGTAAAGGCAGCAAGATGGGATATAACACCTCATTACAGTGAGAAGCTAGAGGTTGAGAAGGAGAGGGCCAGATATTGCAAGCCAATACAGGCAGGGGTCAACTTATGGCAAGTTACAAGTGGGCAGCAAACACATGCTGTCAACCTGGAACTTGAGACTTGTGGATGCAGGAAGTGGGACCTTAGTGGCATACCTTGCAACCATGCCATCTCTGCAATAAACAAGGCTAAAAGGAAACCAGAGGATTATGTCAGCAAATTCTTCAAGAAAGATTTTTATGTTGCAGCTTATGAACCAATGATCTTTCCTGTGCCTGGTGAGCATGATTGGACAAGGACCCCTGGTCCAGACATAGAACCACCTGCATTCAAAATCAAgagaggaagaaagaaagaaaagaggaTCAAGGGCAAATTTGAAGTACCAAAGCCAAAAGACACTTCAAGAATGGGGACCATAACATGTGGCAATTGTGGTCTCCAAGGGCATAGGTACACAAACTGTCTTAAACAGTTGAAGCCTGAGCTAGCTTTGAGGAAGAATAAGCATGTGGTAATAATTTTTCACCttgaaatatacaaatctttccTCTATTTCTTGTACATTTCTTTCTAGCATTATTAactattttccttttctttgtaAGGCTACTCCAAGTAACTCACAACCAAGAGCTGCTAGTCCTTCTACTACAACAACAGCAAGACAGCCAAGAGCTGCTGCCAGAGGAGCtggcagaggaagaggagctgCTACTTCTACTACACCACCACCATCTGGAAGAGGAGCTGACAGAGGAAGAGGAGCTGCTACTTCTACTACACCACCACCATCTGGAAGAGGAGCtggcagaggaagaggagctgGAAGAGGTGCTCCAAGGCCATTCAGTGCCCCTAGGCAATATGCTGACATTCCTACTGATGGTACACACACTGGATGGATGTCCTACTTCACTGCTAGCAGAGGAAGAGGAGCCATGTAATTTGAAATGATGTGGTGTTATTTTGGTTGAACTTGATGCTGATGTTGATGTGTTGTTGCCACTTGATGCATAATTTGGCACAATCCAGTACTGGTTATTGTAATGTTGAACTTGAGGTGGAGTACTCTAGTTGGGGCACCATATTTTGGTGTTGAATATGTTGCTACTGGATATGTATGTGTTGAACTTGAGGTGGTTATCTGAATGTTGAACTTGTATGTGTTGCTACTGGATATGTATGTGTTGAACTTGAGGTGGTTATCTGAATGTTGAATATGTTGCTACTGGATATGTATGTGTTTCTTTTCACTATATTTGTGCTTGGCTTAGTTGCAGGCAAGATATTAAGTTAGTTAGTTGGTTTAGTTGCAGCCAATCTAAATGCAATGTACTGTCTCGTTTAGTTGCTCTAGTTTAAGCCAAGTTGTAATGGATCAAGTGGTAATGGATCAGTGAAGTTATCTTCTGATGCAATGAGATTTAGTCAGTCTTGTTCCTCTTTTATTTTGTATGACATGAGTGGTTTGCTGCAACATTGTCATAATGTATCATCATCAACATATCCATCTACATAATCAGCATATCCATACATAATAAGAAACTGATCCATGTCTACCAATCATAGCACACATTAGTTTCTGAAGTTCAACTCATTATAGCCATACATAACCATTGTTCACAATACATAGAGGAGTTCAACTTCAAATGCATAGTTCATCCTTTTCTCACAAAAGGATGAATAGCATAACTACTACATACATACACAACCATAGTTCACCATTAGTACAAGCATACAGTACACAACCTTAGTTCCTAGATGCTAGGTCATTACACAACCATCATTCCCAAAAGGTCAGCAATGCCACTAATCTCATTTTCATCTTCTTCACTTCTCCGAGATGGCCTGAATCCCCCTGAACTTCTCCTTCAACTTTTCATTCTGAAACTCTAACTGCCACTTCTCTTCAATATGCTTTTCATTTCCCTTAAGCAGATCAGCAACCTGAAGCTTCAACTCTAGCTTCTCTTGGGTGAGCTTCTCCTGACACTTTGTTAGCTCTGCATTCTTCAGCTCCAAATTCATACTAGCTTCAGTAAGCACTTGCTTCTCTTTCATTTTGTTCAACTTCAAGTTCTGAATGACTGTTGCTTGAGCTCTTGTCAGGTTGAGCAGCAGCTCATACTTCTGAGTAAGTTTCTGGGTCTCTGCATCTTTCTTTGCCATCTCACTTGCCATCTGTGCCTTCATATCATCAATCAGTTCTTTTCTTACCTCCTGCTGATATGTAATGGCAGACTGCAGATGTCTGAAATCCACCACCTTATCTTCCTGGAAGTTCATCAGCTCATGCACATCTTGGACTAGCTTGTCATAGTTGGCCTCCAGCTTGTTCTTCTCTTCTGTCAGATGGTGGATAGTGAAAGAACTTTCAAGATTGTCATTCACCCTAGCAGTTTTGGCATCTTCAACCATTGCCCATAGCTTCAACAATGCATTCTGCATTGTTGGGGGCCACTGGTGATCAACCCATTCAACAAAGCCACAATTGCTACCTGCCtgcaaaaacaacaacaacaccaacataGTTCATACAACAAGTAATTACACAAGATAACTGCAGTTGCCAAAAAGAATATCTAAATTTAGCATCAGACCACTACATTTAACAAGAGGAGCAGCCACTTGAGTAGCTGGCTGACTAGGTTAGTTACCATTTTTAAGCTACTCTAGTACCACTATTAACCAAAATTACTATGCCATTGTACTCCAGCAAAATATACTCATGCTTGACCTAAATAAGCTACTCTAGTGCCACTATGAACCAAAATGTTGGCAGCAAGCAGAGTACTCCAGCAAACAGAGTTCAATATGGCACTGACAAAGTAAGAAAAAAAATCACTATGCCTACAATCCATACCGGCTGTGCACATGCTAAAAACCGCCTGCCTGTGTCTGTTCCTTCAAAAGCAACAAGCCTCTCAGATGCCATGCCGTGCTTCTCACATGGAGACATCACATCCAGCTCAAGCCCCTTGTAATCTGGATCTTCAAGGCTGAAAGGGACCTGCAGAAGCTCGCACAAAGACACTAGGCAAATCAAAACctaccaaaatcaaccaaatcaaGAAATCCCAAATctgaaaccctaaccctaaactcACTGTACTGACCTCGTTGAGACCGTCTGTGGAGGAAGAATGCATGTACGGGAGGCTAGACTGGTCGTTGCTGCTTTCGTCCTCCAAACCCATGGCGTCGGCGGGGCGGTGCGGCGGCCGGCAGTCGggacgcgggcggcggcgacggaggaaacgagtgaggagaggaggaggggaggggaatGGTGCAGCGGGGGCGAGCTGGTGCGACCGGACCGGGTTGGAGAGCAGCAGCGCACCAGCTCGTCCTAGTCAGCGCGCGGGCACGCGCCGATTGGCCAGCGTGGCACCTGACGGGTGGGCCCGAGCTGTCGGATCGAGCGTCAATACGTATAAATACGTGTTTTAGCCTTATTTGAAAAAACCTGGAGCAATCATGGTACTGACATGCAAAAATTAGCAATCGTGGTGCCAATCTGCATGTGATGCCGTACTTCTGTGCAATTAACTCATATTTAAGCCCCAAGGCGCCACTCTTCAGGCCAGAGCACGCATCTCGCATCGATCACCTTCTCCACCATGGGGGACGGAAGAAGAACCGACGGTCGAGCTGAAGCTTTTCGTGGACAAGGAGAAGAATAGGGTCCTCTTCGCCGAGTCCGGCAAGGAGTTCGTCGACGTGCTCTTCGGCTTTCTCACGCTGCCTCTCGGCACCGTTGTTCGCCTCCTCGGCAAGCAGTCCCAGGTCGGATGCCTCGACGAGATCTACAAGAGCGTGGAGGAGCTCTCCACCGACTTCTTCAGAACCGAGGCCTGCAAGGCGATGCTGCTTAGGCCCATCAGCCCTGCGGCGAAGCAATGCTGCGACCTCAAGGTCAGAGTCGACGACACCAAGCACAGGGAGGTCTATGTTTGCGGCAACACGAGCTGTTGCGCCAAGGCCGACGGCTCGTTTAGCTCGGTTCCCGGTGCTCTCTGCAAATGCGGCAAAGTCATGGGGCAGATCCCTGGAGAGTGGCCGGAGAATTGTGATATCACTTTTGCTACTGGTTCTGTAGATGGAGTTTTTGTCAAAGGATGCTTGAAGTTTATCGTGACTGATGATCTCCAAGTAGCACCAGCCTCAACTTCTCTCATGTTGTCACTTTTTAAGAAGTTTGGGGTGGAGGATCCCTCCCGTCTTGAGCAGAGGATGATCCAGCTCAGTTCAGTCGAGGTTTGTCATCCAAACTCAGTTTTTTTAGCTAATTATTCCAATTATTGTTTTATAAAACTCGGCAATATTCCGTGTATTTGTCTTATAATCCCTTTTTAATTTTACAGATGACTAACTTGCTCAAGAGATCATTGACGTCGAAGCAGCCTTTAACTGGTCACTGTTTTGATGTTGCCATCTCAAATGATGTTTTAGCCCTAGAGATGCTACTGGAGAGTTTACATCCTAAGCAGGGAAATGATGCTGAGCATGAGTTGGACAATGTGAAGATAAGAGTTCTTCAGACGAACAACTCATCGCTGCTCTATGCTGAAGTTAATGACGATTTCGTCGAGCTCCTATTTGGCTTCCTGACCGTACCACTGGGATCCATCATTGAGACTTATGGTTCATGGCCATCAATTGGATGCATCGGTAATCTGTACAGTAGTATAGATGGAAGTGCTaaaggatgcccagagaacaataCTAGAGCCTGTTGCTATCACCAAAGCTGGCGCCTTTCTTTACTTCCTGCGCTACCAAGATAGTGCAAGCTGAAGAATCAGCTCCAAGGAAGCAACAAATCAAGGCATGCTTCAAGTGCATCAAGACATTAGGTTTTCCCAAGCATGTCAACTGTCACGCGAAAGATCGACATGGCAATTATGTGAATTGCCGTGACACTGCAAAGACCACAAACCTCTGTGAATGTGATCCAAAATCCCCAAAGGGAGGAAGTGACAAGGGTAAAGGGTATGTCAAGCAAGGCCCTCAGAACTTCATGGTGACTGATAATCTGCATATTCTTCCACTATCCTTGGAGAACACTATACAAGTTGTTTGTGAGGCCAAGATTCAGTCAAATGATCTTGCGGAGAAAGAATTCAGCCTCGCAAAACCTCAGGTTACTATCTTTGCCAAAAATGTTCTGCCATGTTGTTATCCTTTGATTTGCAAACAGTAGGTGGTATTGTTGATTTTTTTAGAGTCAATTACACCGGTGGTGCTTGAACTTGGCGTAAACGATCACTTTAGTGCTAGAACTTGTGGCATACATTGAACTGGTGCAATAACTTGGCTTGGTTGTGCAAATACGGTCCTAATCGCGTATGGATAGGAAGTCAACGCTGACTTGGCATGCCAGCGTGGCATGGG contains:
- the LOC141041253 gene encoding uncharacterized protein, yielding MSDRQKGLLNAVNAVFPNCNQRFCLRHLYANFQNAGFRGEDLKKCMDNASYAYNEHKFNIAMNDLRAESEEAWEWLTAIPKKTWARHAFDTNCKTDLVVNNLSEVFNKYILDVRRKPIRTMCDGIIDKQMVRWHRNRESVKAARWDITPHYSEKLEVEKERARYCKPIQAGVNLWQVTSGQQTHAVNLELETCGCRKWDLSGIPCNHAISAINKAKRKPEDYVSKFFKKDFYVAAYEPMIFPVPGEHDWTRTPGPDIEPPAFKIKRGRKKEKRIKGKFEVPKPKDTSRMGTITCGNCGLQGHRLLQVTHNQELLVLLLQQQQDSQELLPEELAEEEELLLLLHHHHLEEELTEEEELLLLLHHHHLEEELAEEEELEEVLQGHSVPLGNMLTFLLMVHTLDGCPTSLLAEEEEPCNLK
- the LOC109782742 gene encoding LOW QUALITY PROTEIN: uncharacterized protein (The sequence of the model RefSeq protein was modified relative to this genomic sequence to represent the inferred CDS: inserted 1 base in 1 codon; substituted 1 base at 1 genomic stop codon) — its product is MVQRGRAGATGPGWRAAAHQLVLARARISHRSPSPPWGTEEEPTVELKLFVDKEKNRVLFAESGKEFVDVLFGFLTLPLGTVVRLLGKQSQVGCLDEIYKSVEELSTDFFRTEACKAMLLRPISPAAKQCCDLKVRVDDTKHREVYVCGNTSCCAKADGSFSSVPGALCKCGCLKFIVTDDLQVAPASTSLMLSLFKKFGVEDPSRLEQRMIQLSSVEMTNLLKRSLTSKQPLTGHCFDVAISNDVLALEMLLESLHPKQGNDAEHELDNVKIRVLQTNNSSLLYAEVNDDFVELLFGFLTVPLGSIIETYGSWPSIGCIGNLYSSIDGSAKXMPREQYXSLLLSPKLAPFFTSCATKIVQAEESAPRKQQIKACFKCIKTLGFPKHVNCHAKDRHGNYVNCRDTAKTTNLCECDPKSPKGGSDKGKGYVKQGPQNFMVTDNLHILPLSLENTIQVVCEAKIQSNDLAEKEFSLAKPQLTELLKAALVTPKALSSVLLPPKNKKKLPHLSTGLY
- the LOC109782741 gene encoding uncharacterized protein — protein: MGLEDESSNDQSSLPYMHSSSTDGLNEVLICLVSLCELLQVPFSLEDPDYKGLELDVMSPCEKHGMASERLVAFEGTDTGRRFLACAQPAGSNCGFVEWVDHQWPPTMQNALLKLWAMVEDAKTARVNDNLESSFTIHHLTEEKNKLEANYDKLVQDVHELMNFQEDKVVDFRHLQSAITYQQEVRKELIDDMKAQMASEMAKKDAETQKLTQKYELLLNLTRAQATVIQNLKLNKMKEKQVLTEASMNLELKNAELTKCQEKLTQEKLELKLQVADLLKGNEKHIEEKWQLEFQNEKLKEKFRGIQAISEK